The sequence CGACGCgccgccctggcgccggtggtagggtaccaccgcattgccaggcggaggtcgttgcccaatCCTTGTGGAACTGGGGGAgacctgagccagatggaggagacggtcaacgtcgtgcCGCCATTGCCTCatggcgtctggcgaggctgcagtagccagagggttgcgaagcaactccctagctgccgccaggGCCCCgctgctcgcagcttgtgagggggcctttGACGGGCACCCTGATTCTCGCTGGCGTGCAACGTGCGCCGCTGCCATCgatggctgctccacgggcacggttgcccctggggCAGGAAGACGAGAGCCGCGTGgtgcggatgacgccacaccatCCACCATCTCcaagtcgtcgtcgtggtgggagtgctcaaccacctgaaccatggagacgagtaagagatgaactaaaactagctaacctacccctacctggcgcgccaaatgtcgagTGGTAAACCCAGCCGGGTGGCAGAATGTACCCGCCTAAGCCCTGAGGGAGAATGAACTcggggggtagctaggattagtccgatctagatgcaagaacatgatgaacacagaaagtttagagtggttcgggccgcccgagcgtaataccctacatccactatgtgttgtattgcctatCCTCACAAGAGATTGCTCGAGAGTGGTTCTAGCTGGTGAGCTGTGAGTGTGAGGGAGATAGTGTGAGTCCCCCTCCTGAGACTAGTGTGTGCCCCCATTTCATAGTCAAAGGGAGGCACGTACATAGCtgttgggaccccgacaggtgagCCCAACATGGGTGTATTTAAATAACATAACACCTAGCGCTATTATGACGCTCCGCCTATCGTAGATCTCCTCCGGGCTTGCCTTGCCTCGTCAGCGTGATTCCAGTagcgtaggttgcggcgtagactgttgtgCCAGCAACGTAGATTGCGGCATAGGCGTCATGATGTAGAGGCGAGCTGTCGCCTCCACTTATTGTGGTGGACAGGCGCGCGCGGTGCCCGCGACTTTACTGTTTACCCCGGTAACTCGCGACCCGCTGTGCGGTCATTCGAGCCCACCTCGGTAACtcgcgatccacagtgtggactgacaaaagctgccccgtgcccagcggcagcagagcacgcctcaaccactcgcacttaatgcgggtgggtgagggagcttccagcggaaggatTGTGCCCGCGCCCGCACATGCGGGACACGTGGGCGAGCTTctagcggaaggcttgcgcccgtgcccgcgcccATGTCTGCAtgacacgtggtggctccggacccctcccgagcagctagctgagccgagagctcacggggggtccggataggcacgtggaggtcccggacccatctgcgggagtccggatggcacgtggaggtcccggacccacctgcgggggtccgggtccgcggccacaggtgctgagcatttccacctgtagcgaaaatggcctctcatgccatatttcaatataatgttttggtgattgatatagacaacacaacacttggactaatatgattgttaagatgaccattctcaggcttttaggttcaagtgatgacaaagagaagataggcgtagcaaggccctgaaacctcttcggtccaaaagacaagaattgaagagaccgtgaagaaatccaagtcgaaaagatcaaaacagagacaatttactatcaccggttaaaccgacgatagagAAATTGTACTCACTGGTGCAACGGACTCAGAGAAGGCAAAATCAGCAGagtacgccggttgaaccgacgttggtttctgaagcgtcggtgcagttgtccagagactccatttttgggGGGTTCTAAgattacatgcaccggttgaaccgatgttagttttgagagcgtcggtcgattgaagATTACATGCACCAGTTGAACTGACATTAGTTTTaagagcgtcggtcgattgatcaggtagccgttgaagtataacggctagttggagaatgaactcaccggttaaaccggtgatgacaaaagctagagcatcggattaaccggtgttaagggtttttttgtcagcctttttccaacggctagtttgaggggttggggctatatatatgccaccccacggctcatttgagagtgctggagaccaaggaagcatacaagagccaaagatcatctccaaccaccatagtgcttcattgtacatcatataggcttaagcacacttgtgagagtgcttagtgcttgattaggcttagttcttgagagaactagcttgagagaaagccttgctgtggcaagcaacttgtgatccgtcgtgtgaccctccgacttggtgtggagtggcaacgacactttgtgcgggggaagaggagaccccctccttggtggagaagctccgtagtggattttggCCGGGTGAccaagagagacggtggcggtgcacgagacttagtgtcttaggggcacttgcctttgcttgccggcatcgccttgttggcgtagtgcaagacggtgatcggaagagcctcggtgtcccgtggacgtaggcgtttgtgccgaaccacgttatatgaccgtgtctactcgggagtttgcatccctcttgcacttacctctttacttaccgtattatgtTTCcgtatttactctatcttgcgtacctttactttcctagttggtttgattaggattggctaggctgcaagtcttttaggggtaagtagagagtagcatagataaaccttagtcataactagcatgtataggacgtgttaggtttatcttatgcaagtagcttgagccctaggttaaaaagcgattagcaaccctattcaccccctccccctctagggtcggacaccccggtgatccttacaccacatctgggacacgtggtgacaccggagcCGTCCCCGAgcaggaagcgggtccgggaccgttggtccggtgagatggagtcggccCCCAGGGGTccagctgctcagctccttagggcatagttacggataactacgctaGTCTTGGCACaataggagtgggtaccccagttgcagggtaccgacaatattGGAGGCTCGTAcctttgtggttgagcaagaaggTTGAGAGATATCGAtcctgtcacaattaaggaccgagttgatgtgttatcttgcctaactcaactatcgtacaaaccactcgaccgttgtgtgtggcaacggcttagcataaaccccactagttagtctgatagccatcaggagatctgagagcaacgggtgatcaagtaGAAAGAATAAggtcgtggtgacttatgccccggctAAACCccagtgataggtcaatggccccttggtggagtccatgttggctagtcaggtctagctaaggtgggtgaTGGCTTtgctgggatctgcaccgacactaaggtgattgtgctgtggtaccccacttgtgggtaaagttgtacacctctacagagtttaaacctattcgaatagtcgtgcccatggtattgggcgagttacggtttggtcacacaactagcacTTCTTCTGGAATTGGGTTGGATTGGCGTGAGTGTTTTGGGAagagtgtccggcagttgtgccgtgagctactgcggatgaggagtctggtagcattaaaacttggatcctttaTGAAGGATCAACCCCACTTATTACTCGGTTAGTAAAGAATCGCTTTGAGAAaactcttttcaaaaataaacccttgcatgtgtaaaatctagctttactgcaaatgaatctcagccttatccttgaattatcctgtgcatatctgtATTATTTCCCActccgtggatggggttggacttgttgagtacttttgtactcacccgatatatatttgtggtttttcttCAGAAGAAGATTCGGACTTCGCtgttgaagacgttgagtagaggttgcgtccgcacccaaccttgcctgtggtgttggtcctctgcaagatgctgctgctagcgcattactctgagcccgagctggaaaccgtctgggtcgtgctttggtgtGACGCTCATGGTGGAATGGTGTTCCCGTTGACGGCTGGGCGGATGTTGTTGCTTTCAGAGCATGTTCAGATATCTGAGTCCTTGGCAGAGGTGTGAGGCGGTGGGAGAGGCGAGGGCCCCACGCAGAGTGGCCAGGATTAATGTTTTTCATCAGCACTGTGATGGAAGTGTTCTGCTAAAGCATCACTGGAGCCGGGAGATCGACGATCGTGTGTGCATGGCTTGAGGGTGATAGTCCCTTGGTGGAGGAGTTCGGGTTGCCACTCTGACTTGCAGCGGGCCACAGCTTCGGCGTGGCACAGCGTTGGCGACGACAGCGCAGTTCGTGGCCGCTTCTTTCGCTTCCTCTCCCAAGTTGTGGTGGTGTAGTGTTTTGTTGGATGCGTTGTCTGTATGATGGTGGTGTTCGCTTCGGTGCGTTATGTACCaatgcttcttcttcttatatgatATGACAGTGCTCCTgccttttatttaaaaaaaatgttgattGGGTTGGGAGACATCAGTACATATGTGGGTTTGTTTGGTTGCTGGCCACAACCATATCTGTGGCGgcaaaaattgacaaaacaCACTAGCTGCAAGGTGTGGTTGTCTCGTTCTACGGACCAACCAAACAGCTGCACTAGTTTTTATGGCGTTGCCACAAGTTTGGTGTGGCTAATTATGACCAACAATCAAACAACCTCTATATATTTTGTACACAATCGATGGTCATCTAGCCTCCCGAACAGCGAATAGAAGAGTTGTGTATCGGTTTCAACCATAGCATGTCTGTAGAATACTTTAGTAGGGGTATATGTGTCTTTTTTATCTGTTTATTAGGAGAGGGGGGGCTTCCTTTCTACTTCTGGTAGATAGATAAGTCATCCATTTTTAAAGCTCAATAAGGCTCATTATCCTACTGCAGGTATATTCAATATTTTGATATGATTAATTCAACACTTTATTAAATTGGTTCAACATTTGACtatcaaaatgttgaaattgtacGGATGAAATATTGAAACTAGAAGCACAAAATATTGAAATGTTGAATTCCAAATGTTGAACGGCGACCATCACGTAGCTTCTTCAccgtgcggcggcgccggcaccgcGAGCGATGgcaaggcgacggcggcgcagaggtaggcggcggcggcacatgGCGGGGCGCAgcacgcggcgggggcggcacaTAGGCATGcgtcggcggcgcagcgcgcggaggcaggcgggggcggcgcgcggggcaggaggcagcggcgcagcaCAGGGCAGGGGCGCCGCAGAgtcaggcggtggcggcgcagcgcgcggaggcaggcgggggcggcgcgcagggcaggtgccggcggcggaggctgggCGAGCGCGGGGCAACGCGCgggagcgggggcggcgcgggcagTGGGGAGAGAAggtggggagagagaggaagttaGGGTTGAGGTAGATCTAAAAGTTGTTGTTGTTTGCACGAATCTATATAGATTCCGGGGGGGCTGTCAGGCCCTGTGTGGTCCAGCTACAGGAGGGATAATGGGCCTCCAAGCTGTAGCGCACCTCCAGTTCTGATTCCAACCGAACTCACATAGTTCACTTATGTATAGTCCAGTTCGAGAGTCTCAATGTCGTATTCAATCAATACTCCAAAGGAAAATATGAAAAATGCTATTCGATGATGGAATTCATCGAATACCTATGCTTAGGTCTGTGCACGGAGTATTTTAATCGGTGAGCCAGCGCATGGTTCGACTTGTTTGCATAATCTGATTTTGGTTTTTTAACAACAACTGAAAGGGGCAAATTCAGTTTTGTCAGATATCGAAATTTCTCTTCTATGAGCAAGTTAATTGCTTCTAAAATGCTTATAACAAAAGCTACAATTTCTTTAAAAAAACGTTGAGTAGTTGCATCTGGGAAGTGATCCTTGTGACCCTTTGGTGTGTTTTTTTCTCTCTTACACAGCTCCCCACCATTTTTGAGGGGGGGAAACCGGAGGGAAAACACATCTGGCTATCGTATATACACAGAATTCTGCAGCACATTGTTAGTCAGTGACTatctgccaaaaaaaaaactgtttttTCTATCTGCTGTTTCCCCTGTCCACACCTTGGCCAGTATCACTCATCTCGATCTGGATACAAACTTCAGGCACAGAGCCATTAGGCATGCTACCCCGCACTGGACCAGCCTCTTCGTCACCGATGCTTCCGCCACTCCCATGGGCATTTTGGGAACTGTTATCCCTGACTTCATGATGAGGGAGTTGATCAGGCTCAAAGCCATTGCCCGTGTCGTTCTGCAGAGCTCTGAATTCTCCATGGCGTACACTTCCACCATTCTCGTCTTGCGATGCAGAGCCTGTCACTCTGAAGTACTTGGCATAGACCGACCTGGCGATGCCTATAACCGTCATGGAAGCTGAGACACTTCCAGTGATGACAAAGAGCCCAGAGAAGCTTCGCAAAGTGAGAGGCTTGGAATCAGCAATCGGGCTGTTGTCGCTTTTCAATTGCGCAGCTGAGCCTGAGCCTAACCATTCCTGCTCGATTCTTGCGCTCTCATTCCCTGCGGTTAGGTTCAAGATAGCAATTGAGAGATTATGCACTAGCGGAGAGCCTCTCGGAAATACCTGAAGACAAAAAGGATGGTGCTATTAGTTTGGTCAGCTTTTCTTTGCCTTGGCGCCCCTAGCATCCAAACTATTGAACAGAGAATGTACTGAAGGGCAATAGCAATAGCAAGGAACTTACAAAAGCAAGTCCAGGGGTCTTGTACAGGCGCTCACCCATCTCGAACTCTTTGTTGTTTTTATCAGAGAGGAAATAGGACAAGTAGGGAATCTCATCCACGATGGCTGACACTCCACCTTTCTTGGATCCCTTCCTCAAAGCTTCAGCATATTCTGTTTGGTTCATAAAGGTCATTAACTTATCCTTTTTGGCTCCTTTGTTTGTCAGAAAGGATTCCACAAATGCTCCTTCTTGGTATCCTATATAATAACCATTGCTCACCAGCTGGTCGAGACCAGTCACTGATGGCCGGAGCCTCTTTGCAGTGAGCATAGACGACAAGTTTGCAGTGTAGCTCTGCACTAGAACCAGCACCGCGAAGCACCATATCACAATAACAACTTTCGACAGAGAGCTTTTAATTATCTGGCCTGCTATGGAATAGACACAGAAAGACATTGTTCTGAGACCATCCTTATGTTACCAAAAGAAGCTACATAAAACCATTCACAAACTGTTAGGAACTTTGAGCTCGATCGAGGTGCTGACCGTGAGAAAACGTCAAGGTGGAGAAAGCAAAGTACGAAGCGGTGCTGAATTGTGCCACGCTTGATCCTTGGTATGCTGGATTTCTGGGCCACTCGATCACCCACACGACAAAGCcggtgaagaggaagaagccCACCGTAGTAAGCCAGAGCTCCGTCGTTAGTG comes from Panicum virgatum strain AP13 chromosome 4K, P.virgatum_v5, whole genome shotgun sequence and encodes:
- the LOC120702869 gene encoding glutamate receptor 2.8-like, with product MGDRTRRGGGGGWFTVVVAPLIIVILLAASRGASAAARRAGVQDDGVMLASGPGTSSSRSRSAGVSMVAGEEAAYLMSALHACGSRRDATIDQLRKCAEATDVQRSSVKLIAVPQKHAFKDFVNVAIDIFRAAMDKLQSPPSYELCAFNGTYDELVRNVSEKVFDGAVGDVTITDDRARIVDFTMPYAPSGVSLLVLADNDSKPPIQWIFLKPLTTELWLTTVGFFLFTGFVVWVIEWPRNPAYQGSSVAQFSTASYFAFSTLTFSHGQIIKSSLSKVVIVIWCFAVLVLVQSYTANLSSMLTAKRLRPSVTGLDQLVSNGYYIGYQEGAFVESFLTNKGAKKDKLMTFMNQTEYAEALRKGSKKGGVSAIVDEIPYLSYFLSDKNNKEFEMGERLYKTPGLAFVFPRGSPLVHNLSIAILNLTAGNESARIEQEWLGSGSAAQLKSDNSPIADSKPLTLRSFSGLFVITGSVSASMTVIGIARSVYAKYFRVTGSASQDENGGSVRHGEFRALQNDTGNGFEPDQLPHHEVRDNSSQNAHGSGGSIGDEEAGPVRGSMPNGSVPEVCIQIEMSDTGQGVDRGNSR